The following are from one region of the Bradyrhizobium septentrionale genome:
- a CDS encoding adenylate/guanylate cyclase domain-containing protein produces MELTPRLRLMNWLVRQGLTGLPENDLLRGFCERCRAAGMPLSRAIVFIDTLHPIFEGRGFRWNDGESNEADIFEYGSTSSGEASQNWRRSAFYHMLENGRDEMVIDLTGAHDFSMIGDLAEKGHKHFAAFVHRFGEAGTIGEMDCFYSYYTTRRSDGFDANHMAALRDLVPVLGLAIKSAAQVEIARTLGRVYLGRETAEQVLRGRMQRGITEKIKAVLWYSDVRGSTAISERIGPDEIIPFLNDYAQASIDAIHDAGGEVLKLIGDGVLAMFTSENMAGARRAALRAEHRFRHNMRVLNDRRENEGRPTTSAYVGLHVGEVFYGNIGSEDRLDFTVVGPAVNEVSRIASMCASVDRELLTSTDFRTGLDAAGRNYLVSTGRFVLRGIGHAQDLYTLDPAVAADEVVGGKYERYLAS; encoded by the coding sequence ATGGAACTGACGCCCCGTTTGCGCCTCATGAATTGGTTGGTCCGCCAGGGCCTGACCGGCCTGCCGGAAAACGACCTGCTGCGCGGCTTCTGCGAGCGCTGCCGGGCCGCCGGCATGCCGCTGTCGCGGGCGATAGTGTTCATCGACACCCTGCATCCGATCTTCGAGGGACGCGGTTTCCGCTGGAACGACGGCGAGAGCAACGAGGCCGACATCTTCGAATACGGCTCGACCAGCAGCGGCGAAGCCAGTCAGAATTGGCGGCGGTCGGCCTTCTACCACATGCTCGAAAACGGCCGTGACGAGATGGTAATCGATCTCACCGGCGCGCACGATTTTTCGATGATCGGCGACCTTGCCGAGAAGGGCCACAAGCACTTCGCCGCGTTCGTGCATCGCTTCGGCGAAGCCGGTACGATCGGCGAGATGGACTGCTTCTACTCCTACTACACCACCCGCCGTTCGGACGGGTTCGATGCCAACCACATGGCGGCGCTGCGCGACCTGGTGCCGGTGCTCGGGCTCGCGATCAAATCGGCGGCGCAGGTCGAGATCGCCCGCACGCTCGGGCGGGTCTATCTCGGCCGCGAGACGGCGGAGCAGGTGCTGCGCGGGCGCATGCAGCGCGGCATCACCGAGAAGATCAAGGCCGTGCTGTGGTACTCCGACGTGCGCGGCTCGACCGCGATCAGCGAGCGCATCGGCCCGGACGAGATCATCCCGTTCCTCAACGACTACGCGCAGGCCTCGATCGACGCGATCCATGACGCCGGCGGCGAGGTGCTGAAGCTGATCGGCGACGGCGTGCTGGCGATGTTCACCAGCGAGAACATGGCCGGCGCCAGGCGCGCGGCGCTGCGGGCCGAGCACAGATTCCGTCACAACATGCGGGTGCTGAACGACCGCCGCGAGAACGAGGGGCGGCCGACCACATCAGCTTATGTCGGGCTCCATGTCGGCGAAGTCTTCTACGGCAACATCGGCAGCGAGGACCGGCTCGATTTCACGGTGGTCGGGCCCGCCGTCAACGAGGTCAGCCGGATCGCCTCGATGTGCGCCTCGGTCGATCGGGAATTGCTGACCTCGACCGACTTTCGCACCGGGCTCGACGCCGCCGGCCGCAACTATCTGGTCTCCACCGGCCGCTTCGTGCTGCGCGGGATCGGCCACGCGCAAGATCTCTACACACTGGATCCGGCCGTTGCCGCCGACGAGGTCGTCGGCGGCAAATACGAGCGTTATCTGGCGAGCTGA
- a CDS encoding DMT family transporter — MGEWIGVAIALVSSCLGGTAAAITRYLAGNADPITLAILRWAIGFLCVLPAAVLLGAKWPRREDWPAVIALGIAFFGVFFVLYNLAMSYTTAARASLALATLPLSTMVVGALLGIEPLTMRKSVGVSIAVLGVAAALASGLSAAPPGAWRGELIMAAAVLCMAFDNVLSRPFIRRSSALGFLAVGMGAGAAALVAVGIFTGSLAILRDFGTSQWIAGLYLGIAGGALAFILWVLALERASPTRVASTMTVNPIAAGLLAKQLVGEPITVNLVVGLIAVFAGIWIATSETKPA; from the coding sequence ATGGGCGAGTGGATCGGCGTTGCGATTGCACTGGTCTCGAGTTGCCTCGGCGGTACGGCGGCGGCGATCACGCGCTATTTGGCTGGTAACGCCGACCCGATCACGCTGGCGATCCTGCGCTGGGCGATCGGCTTTCTCTGCGTGCTCCCGGCCGCGGTCCTGCTCGGCGCGAAATGGCCGCGGCGCGAGGATTGGCCTGCGGTCATCGCGCTCGGCATTGCCTTCTTCGGGGTGTTCTTCGTGCTCTATAATCTTGCGATGTCCTACACGACGGCGGCGCGCGCCAGCCTTGCGCTGGCGACCTTGCCGCTCTCCACCATGGTGGTCGGCGCCTTGCTCGGCATCGAGCCGCTGACGATGCGCAAATCGGTCGGGGTCTCGATCGCGGTGCTCGGCGTGGCGGCCGCGCTGGCCTCCGGGCTGTCGGCGGCGCCGCCGGGCGCGTGGCGCGGCGAATTGATCATGGCCGCCGCGGTGCTCTGCATGGCGTTCGACAACGTGCTGTCGCGACCGTTCATCCGCCGCTCCAGCGCGCTCGGCTTCCTCGCTGTGGGCATGGGCGCGGGGGCGGCCGCGCTGGTGGCGGTCGGGATCTTCACCGGCAGCCTGGCGATCCTGCGCGATTTCGGCACGTCGCAGTGGATCGCGGGGCTCTATCTCGGTATCGCCGGCGGCGCGCTGGCCTTCATCCTGTGGGTGCTGGCGCTGGAGCGGGCATCGCCGACCCGCGTTGCCAGCACCATGACGGTCAATCCGATTGCCGCAGGCCTGCTCGCCAAGCAACTGGTCGGGGAGCCGATCACGGTCAATCTGGTCGTTGGTCTGATCGCGGTATTCGCCGGAATCTGGATCGCGACGTCGGAGACCAAACCGGCGTGA
- a CDS encoding helix-turn-helix domain-containing protein — MSQQHDFAASLRWWRQRKGHSQLELAGRADISQRHLSFLELGRAAPSRDMVIRLAAALDVPLRQQNALLVAAGFAPVWRQTDLAAPELAQIRHALDFILAQQEPFPAVVVDRHWNLLLANAGAARLVEFLVGPVAPGTPVNLADALVAPDVLRPYLTNWTEVAGYFVRSVEADAAADGTTATAELLKRLLAYDGVEAALAAPPAGPASGPVLPMLFRKGDVGLQLFTTIATLGTPQDVTLQELRIESFFPMDEATGQLFRNWSKASGAKAAQS, encoded by the coding sequence ATGTCGCAGCAGCACGATTTTGCAGCCAGCCTGCGCTGGTGGCGGCAGCGCAAGGGCCACTCGCAACTCGAGCTCGCCGGGCGCGCCGATATCTCCCAGCGCCATCTCAGCTTCCTCGAGCTCGGGCGCGCCGCACCGAGCCGCGACATGGTGATCCGGCTCGCCGCCGCGCTCGACGTGCCGTTGCGCCAGCAGAACGCGCTCTTGGTCGCGGCCGGCTTTGCGCCGGTATGGCGGCAAACCGACCTTGCCGCGCCGGAGCTCGCCCAGATCCGTCACGCGCTGGATTTCATACTCGCGCAGCAGGAGCCGTTCCCCGCGGTCGTGGTCGACCGGCACTGGAATCTGCTGCTCGCCAATGCAGGCGCCGCGCGGCTCGTGGAATTCCTGGTCGGACCAGTGGCTCCCGGCACGCCGGTCAATCTCGCCGACGCACTGGTCGCGCCCGACGTGCTGCGCCCCTATCTCACCAACTGGACCGAGGTGGCCGGCTACTTCGTCCGCAGCGTCGAGGCCGATGCCGCCGCCGACGGCACCACCGCAACGGCGGAATTGCTCAAGCGCCTGCTGGCTTATGACGGTGTCGAGGCCGCGTTGGCCGCGCCGCCCGCGGGGCCGGCGTCCGGACCGGTGCTGCCGATGCTGTTCCGCAAGGGCGACGTCGGCCTGCAGCTGTTCACCACGATCGCAACGCTCGGAACGCCCCAGGACGTCACGCTGCAGGAGCTGCGCATCGAAAGCTTCTTTCCGATGGACGAGGCGACGGGGCAGCTGTTCCGGAATTGGTCGAAAGCGAGCGGCGCCAAAGCGGCTCAATCATAG
- a CDS encoding N-acyl homoserine lactonase family protein: MMKAIGLAILFWVVAALPQAYAQPANSGVERLYILNCGEGVAGDISRWSPGVNEGKSMDFVDNCYLIKHAQGWFLWDTGIPDAVAEMPNGLAPADPKAVTWRRPKTLAAQLDQLGVKPSDIKAIAVSHTHPDHIGNVELFPAAMLYVQKAEYEWPGANNAPRFKPEHPVTKLEGDRDVFGDGSVTILSTPGHTPGHQSLLVKLPKAGAVVLTGDAVHFKDNWDNRRVPALNASKDQTLASMQKIADTLAKEKAQLWINHDKAQRDGLKMSPDFYD; the protein is encoded by the coding sequence ATGATGAAGGCAATCGGTCTTGCAATATTGTTCTGGGTCGTGGCCGCGTTGCCGCAGGCATATGCTCAGCCTGCGAATTCCGGTGTCGAGCGGCTCTACATTCTCAACTGCGGCGAGGGCGTTGCGGGTGACATTTCACGTTGGTCGCCCGGCGTGAATGAAGGCAAGTCGATGGACTTCGTCGACAATTGCTATCTGATCAAACACGCGCAGGGCTGGTTCCTGTGGGACACCGGCATTCCCGATGCGGTGGCGGAGATGCCGAACGGCCTGGCGCCTGCCGATCCCAAGGCGGTCACCTGGCGGCGGCCGAAGACGCTCGCCGCGCAGCTCGACCAGCTCGGGGTCAAGCCGTCGGACATCAAGGCAATCGCCGTCTCGCATACCCATCCCGATCACATCGGCAATGTCGAGCTGTTCCCGGCCGCGATGCTGTATGTGCAGAAGGCCGAATATGAGTGGCCTGGCGCCAACAACGCACCGCGCTTCAAGCCTGAGCATCCCGTCACCAAGCTGGAAGGCGACCGCGACGTGTTCGGCGACGGCAGCGTCACCATCCTGTCGACACCGGGCCACACGCCCGGCCACCAGTCGCTGCTGGTGAAGCTGCCGAAGGCCGGCGCGGTGGTGCTCACCGGCGATGCCGTTCACTTCAAGGATAATTGGGACAATCGGCGTGTGCCGGCTCTGAACGCCAGCAAGGACCAAACGCTGGCCTCGATGCAGAAGATCGCCGACACGCTGGCGAAGGAGAAGGCGCAGCTCTGGATCAACCACGACAAGGCGCAGCGCGACGGGCTGAAAATGTCGCCGGACTTCTATGATTGA
- the dmeF gene encoding CDF family Co(II)/Ni(II) efflux transporter DmeF, protein MHSHSIDQWTHEHVFLGAGHSQNERRTWIVVALTAVMMVGEIVAGWLSGSMALLADGWHMATHAAALGIAGLAYLLARRQAGNARFSFGTGKFGDLAAFSSAIILAMIAIQVAWESIDRLLHPVPIAYSEAIMVAALGLVVNLTSAWLLRDDHDHHHHHGHGYDHHHDDDHHHHHDNNLRAAYVHVLADAATSILAIGALLVAMVANWVWADPLVGIIGSVVIASWAYGLIRAAGAVLLDVSADDHLETTIRERLEAKGDRVTDLHLWQVGPGHRAAVISVVSDQPLPPATYKRRLGGLSGLSHITVEVETCPDHDHAH, encoded by the coding sequence ATGCACTCGCATTCGATCGATCAATGGACCCACGAGCACGTCTTCCTCGGCGCCGGGCATTCCCAGAACGAGCGCCGGACCTGGATCGTGGTGGCGCTGACCGCCGTGATGATGGTCGGCGAGATCGTCGCAGGCTGGCTGTCCGGGTCGATGGCGCTGTTGGCCGATGGCTGGCACATGGCGACGCACGCGGCCGCGCTCGGCATCGCAGGGCTCGCCTATCTGCTGGCGCGGCGTCAGGCCGGCAATGCACGCTTCTCGTTCGGGACCGGCAAGTTCGGCGATCTCGCGGCGTTCTCCAGCGCGATCATCCTGGCGATGATCGCGATCCAGGTCGCGTGGGAAAGCATCGACCGGCTGCTGCACCCGGTGCCGATCGCCTATAGCGAGGCGATCATGGTTGCGGCGCTCGGTCTCGTCGTCAACCTTACCAGCGCCTGGCTGCTGCGCGATGACCATGATCATCACCATCATCACGGCCATGGCTACGATCATCACCATGACGATGATCACCACCATCACCATGACAACAACCTGCGCGCCGCCTACGTTCATGTCCTGGCCGACGCCGCAACCTCGATCCTGGCGATCGGCGCGCTGCTGGTCGCGATGGTTGCGAACTGGGTCTGGGCCGACCCGCTGGTCGGCATCATCGGCAGCGTCGTGATCGCGAGCTGGGCCTATGGCCTGATCCGCGCGGCCGGCGCCGTGCTGCTCGATGTCAGCGCCGACGATCACCTGGAGACCACCATTCGCGAACGCTTAGAGGCCAAGGGAGACCGTGTCACCGATTTGCATTTGTGGCAGGTCGGCCCCGGCCACCGCGCCGCCGTAATTTCGGTGGTCTCGGATCAGCCGCTGCCGCCTGCGACCTACAAGCGCCGGCTCGGCGGCCTGTCCGGACTCAGCCATATCACGGTCGAGGTCGAGACCTGTCCGGACCACGACCACGCGCATTGA
- a CDS encoding cation diffusion facilitator family transporter, which translates to MAHNHDHDHDHSGHSHEHSHAGHSHAGHSHAPDSFGTAFAIGASLNTAFVIAELIFGYSANSLALVSDAVHNLSDVIALLLAWGGAWLAGKRPTDTHTYGYRRASILAALFNAGLLLIAVGGIAVEAINRFREPAEVASWTVVWVAALGILINGGTALLFMRGRDSDLNVRGAYLHMAADAGVSLGVVVAALLIMATGWQWLDPAISLVIAVVVLLSGWELARDSVNLALDAVPRGIDLKEVRDYLAALEGVTEVHDLHIWAMSTSETALTAHLVRPGGHDDAFLHQVCAKLSERFSIHHATLQVEISSETCRLAPAEMV; encoded by the coding sequence ATGGCGCACAATCACGACCACGACCATGACCACAGCGGTCATTCTCACGAACATTCCCACGCGGGCCATTCCCATGCCGGGCACAGCCACGCGCCCGACAGCTTCGGCACGGCCTTCGCAATCGGCGCGTCGCTCAACACCGCTTTCGTCATCGCGGAGCTGATCTTCGGCTATTCCGCCAACTCGCTGGCGCTGGTCTCCGACGCGGTTCACAATCTCTCCGACGTCATCGCGCTGCTGCTGGCCTGGGGCGGGGCGTGGCTCGCCGGCAAGCGCCCGACCGATACCCACACCTATGGCTACCGCCGCGCCTCGATCCTGGCGGCGCTGTTCAACGCCGGGCTGCTCCTGATCGCGGTCGGCGGCATTGCGGTCGAGGCCATCAACCGCTTCCGCGAGCCGGCGGAGGTGGCAAGCTGGACCGTGGTCTGGGTCGCGGCGCTCGGCATCCTGATCAATGGTGGCACGGCGCTGTTGTTCATGCGCGGCCGCGACAGCGACCTCAATGTCCGCGGCGCCTATCTGCATATGGCGGCGGATGCCGGCGTCTCGCTCGGCGTCGTCGTCGCCGCGCTGCTCATCATGGCGACCGGCTGGCAATGGCTCGATCCGGCGATCAGCCTGGTCATCGCCGTGGTCGTGCTGCTGAGCGGCTGGGAGCTCGCCCGCGATAGCGTCAACCTCGCGCTGGACGCGGTGCCGAGGGGCATCGATCTCAAGGAAGTGAGGGATTATCTGGCCGCGCTCGAGGGCGTCACCGAGGTGCACGACCTGCACATCTGGGCGATGAGCACGAGCGAAACCGCGTTGACCGCACACCTGGTGCGCCCCGGCGGACATGACGATGCGTTCCTGCATCAGGTCTGTGCAAAGCTGTCGGAGCGGTTCAGCATCCACCATGCTACGCTGCAGGTCGAAATCAGCAGCGAGACCTGCCGGCTGGCGCCGGCGGAGATGGTCTAG
- the parC gene encoding DNA topoisomerase IV subunit A, whose amino-acid sequence MGKRQIPPEEPAEIHEVPLRDALEERYLAYALSTIMHRALPDARDGLKPVHRRILYGMDLLGLDPRAAFKKSAKIVGDVMGSFHPHGDQAIYDAMVRLAQDFSSRYPLVDGQGNFGNIDGDNPAAYRYTEARMTEVARLLLEGIDEDGVEFRANYDGQTKEPVVLPGGFPNLLANGAQGIAVGMATSIPPHNAAELCDAALHLIEKPDAKSKALLKWVKGPDFPTGGIVVDSKESIIEAYTTGRGSFRTRARWSVEEGARGAWVVVVTEIPWLVQKSRMHEKISELLDQKKLPLVGDVRDESAEDVRFVIEPKSRTVDPALMMESLFRLTELESKISLNLNVLIKGRIPKVVGLAECLREWLDHLRDVLIRRSNFRKTQIEHRLEILGGQLIAFLNLDKVIKIIRTEDEPKPVLMKTFKLSDIQADAILNMRLRNLRRLEEMEIRTEDKDLRKELKGLEGLLGSETEQWTKVSDQVRKVRDIFGPKTPLGKRRTTFADAPEHDLAAIEEALVEREPCTVVISEKGWVRTLKGHVEDLSGLAFKTDDKLEHSFFAETTSKLLLFATNGKFYSLDVAKLPGGRGHGEPIRMFIDLEQDAAIISLFVNKGERKFLIASSEGQGFVVKEEDCVGNTRKGKQVLIVDAPNEACAITTVTGDTVAVIGTNHKMVLFGLDQVSEMARGRGMRLQKYTSASLSDVAVFDSKTGLTWKDSAGREHSMTLKELADWRGNRADAGRLAHGLPKSNKFNRGVE is encoded by the coding sequence ATGGGAAAACGACAGATACCGCCGGAAGAGCCGGCCGAAATTCACGAGGTGCCGCTGCGTGACGCGCTCGAGGAGCGCTATCTCGCCTATGCGCTCTCGACCATCATGCATCGCGCGCTGCCGGACGCCCGCGACGGGCTGAAGCCGGTGCACCGCCGCATCCTCTACGGCATGGACCTGCTCGGGCTCGATCCGCGCGCGGCGTTCAAGAAGTCGGCCAAGATCGTCGGCGACGTGATGGGCTCGTTCCATCCGCATGGCGACCAGGCGATCTATGACGCCATGGTGCGCCTGGCGCAGGATTTCTCCTCGCGCTACCCGCTGGTCGACGGCCAGGGCAATTTCGGCAATATCGACGGCGATAATCCGGCCGCCTACCGCTACACCGAAGCGCGCATGACGGAGGTCGCGCGGCTCTTGCTCGAGGGCATCGACGAGGACGGCGTCGAGTTTCGCGCCAATTACGACGGCCAGACGAAAGAGCCGGTGGTGCTGCCGGGCGGCTTCCCGAACCTGCTCGCCAACGGCGCGCAGGGGATTGCGGTCGGCATGGCGACCTCGATCCCGCCGCACAACGCCGCCGAACTCTGCGACGCCGCGCTGCATCTGATCGAGAAGCCCGACGCCAAGTCGAAGGCGCTGCTGAAATGGGTCAAGGGCCCGGACTTCCCGACCGGCGGCATCGTTGTCGATTCCAAGGAATCGATCATCGAGGCCTATACCACCGGCCGCGGCTCGTTCCGGACCCGCGCGCGCTGGTCGGTGGAAGAGGGCGCCCGCGGCGCCTGGGTGGTCGTCGTCACCGAAATCCCGTGGCTGGTGCAGAAGTCGCGCATGCACGAGAAGATCTCGGAGCTCCTTGATCAGAAGAAGCTGCCGCTGGTCGGCGACGTGCGCGATGAATCCGCAGAGGACGTCCGCTTCGTCATCGAGCCGAAGTCGCGCACTGTCGATCCAGCGCTGATGATGGAGTCGCTGTTCCGGCTGACCGAGCTGGAAAGCAAGATCTCGCTGAACCTCAACGTGCTGATCAAGGGCCGTATCCCGAAGGTGGTCGGCCTTGCCGAGTGCCTGCGCGAATGGCTCGACCATCTGCGCGACGTGCTGATCCGCCGTTCCAACTTCCGCAAGACCCAGATCGAGCACCGGCTCGAAATCCTGGGCGGACAGCTGATCGCCTTTCTGAATCTCGACAAGGTGATCAAGATCATCCGCACCGAGGACGAGCCGAAGCCGGTCTTGATGAAGACCTTCAAGCTCTCCGACATCCAGGCCGACGCCATCCTCAATATGCGCCTGCGCAATTTGCGCCGCCTGGAGGAGATGGAGATCCGCACCGAGGACAAGGATCTGCGCAAGGAGCTGAAGGGCCTCGAGGGCCTGCTCGGTTCCGAGACCGAGCAATGGACCAAGGTCAGCGACCAGGTGCGCAAGGTCCGCGACATCTTTGGGCCGAAGACGCCGCTCGGCAAGCGCCGCACCACCTTTGCCGATGCGCCCGAGCATGATCTCGCCGCGATCGAGGAAGCGCTGGTCGAGCGCGAGCCGTGCACCGTCGTGATCTCCGAGAAGGGCTGGGTGCGGACGCTGAAGGGGCACGTCGAGGATCTCTCGGGGCTCGCCTTCAAGACCGACGACAAGCTCGAGCACTCGTTCTTTGCCGAGACCACCTCGAAGCTGCTGCTGTTTGCCACCAACGGCAAGTTCTATTCGCTCGACGTCGCCAAGCTGCCGGGCGGCCGCGGCCATGGCGAGCCGATCCGCATGTTCATCGATCTCGAGCAGGATGCGGCGATCATCTCGCTGTTCGTCAACAAGGGCGAGCGCAAGTTCCTGATCGCGAGCAGCGAGGGGCAAGGCTTTGTCGTCAAGGAAGAGGACTGCGTCGGGAACACCCGCAAGGGCAAGCAGGTGCTCATCGTCGATGCGCCGAACGAAGCTTGTGCGATCACGACCGTGACCGGCGACACCGTCGCGGTGATCGGCACCAACCACAAGATGGTGCTGTTCGGTCTCGACCAGGTGTCGGAGATGGCGCGAGGCCGCGGCATGCGCCTGCAGAAATACACCAGTGCCTCGCTGTCCGATGTCGCGGTGTTCGATTCCAAGACCGGCCTGACCTGGAAGGATTCCGCCGGCCGCGAGCACAGCATGACCCTGAAGGAACTGGCCGACTGGCGCGGCAACCGCGCCGACGCCGGCCGGCTCGCCCACGGCCTGCCGAAGTCGAACAAGTTCAACCGCGGCGTGGAGTAG
- the recO gene encoding DNA repair protein RecO: MEWTDEGIVLGVRRHGESSAIVELLTREHGRHLGLVRGGAGSRMRPLLQPGNSVTAVWRARLDEHLGMYALEGTRLRAATLLASSHAVYGITHLAALARLLPERDPHEDIYEMLQGTLDDFDDAGVAAVHLIRFELAMLTELGFGLDLDNCAATGETTDLIYVSPKSGGAVSRTAGEPWRDRLLRLPAFLREGEGGANSWSDQDLLDGFRVTGLFLLRHVLEPRGQGHSDARDGFINAVTKRRSRTAVP, encoded by the coding sequence ATGGAATGGACCGACGAAGGCATCGTGCTGGGCGTGCGGCGACATGGCGAATCCTCCGCCATCGTCGAGCTGTTGACGCGCGAGCACGGCCGCCATCTCGGCCTGGTGCGCGGCGGCGCCGGCTCGCGGATGCGGCCGCTGCTGCAGCCCGGCAACAGCGTCACCGCGGTGTGGCGGGCGCGGCTCGACGAGCACCTCGGGATGTATGCGCTGGAGGGCACCCGGCTGCGGGCGGCGACGCTGCTGGCCTCGTCGCATGCCGTCTACGGCATCACGCATCTGGCGGCGCTGGCGCGGTTGTTGCCGGAGCGCGATCCGCATGAAGACATCTACGAGATGCTGCAGGGAACGCTGGACGATTTCGATGACGCCGGCGTTGCCGCCGTGCACCTGATTCGGTTTGAGCTCGCGATGCTGACCGAGCTCGGCTTCGGGCTCGATTTGGACAACTGCGCGGCCACCGGGGAGACCACCGACCTGATCTACGTGTCGCCGAAATCCGGCGGCGCCGTGTCCCGCACGGCCGGCGAGCCGTGGCGCGACCGGCTGTTGCGGCTGCCGGCATTCCTGCGCGAAGGCGAAGGCGGTGCCAACAGCTGGTCGGACCAGGACCTGCTCGACGGTTTCCGGGTCACCGGCCTGTTCCTGCTCCGCCACGTGCTGGAGCCGCGCGGCCAGGGCCATTCCGACGCCCGCGACGGATTTATCAACGCCGTGACGAAGCGGCGGAGCCGGACCGCCGTTCCTTAA